The Candidatus Protochlamydia phocaeensis genome has a window encoding:
- a CDS encoding OsmC family protein, with the protein MQRNASAVWQGGLKDGKGNLSTESGVFKQTPYSFGTRFENEKGTNPEELLAAAHAGCFTMALSAELGKAGLTPEKLETKATITLEKSGDGFAITKSHLDLTAHIPGADQAKFDAAVNAAKAGCPVSKLFKAEITLTSHLKSEKAQALSNK; encoded by the coding sequence ATGCAACGCAACGCATCGGCTGTTTGGCAAGGAGGCTTAAAAGACGGCAAAGGAAATCTTTCTACGGAGAGCGGCGTCTTTAAACAAACCCCCTATTCTTTTGGAACGCGATTTGAAAATGAAAAGGGAACCAATCCCGAAGAACTATTGGCTGCAGCCCATGCCGGATGCTTTACAATGGCTCTTTCCGCCGAACTTGGCAAGGCCGGCCTCACTCCCGAAAAATTGGAAACAAAAGCGACCATTACACTTGAAAAGTCCGGTGACGGCTTTGCGATTACAAAAAGCCACCTCGACCTGACGGCTCATATTCCAGGAGCCGACCAAGCCAAATTTGACGCCGCTGTCAATGCAGCCAAAGCAGGCTGTCCTGTCTCCAAGCTCTTTAAAGCTGAAATTACCCTAACTTCTCACCTCAAATCCGAAAAAGCTCAAGCCCTTAGCAATAAATAA
- the tatC gene encoding twin-arginine translocase subunit TatC has protein sequence MSGQEEWKSIGGHLEDLRSTLIRMILIVGIGCLGLFIFYEPLFHSLTQSWRQAKNSALSREIIQRERVENHGTTALTYTLPQKASAVRGEKFEWEGSHRVRIPPNHFIEYDSPQVPQLLILGPLEGFLLALKVCFWLSLALTSPLWGWVFLRFILPGLNQAEKTLLLPFTGLSFLWLGLGAGMAHFITIPLANHYLEAFNAPLGQNAWSLASYIDYSFLLYAGHAVAFELGLLLLCLVHFQWISPQWLAAKRRYMIVGALIVSALLTPPDVPTQLMLAIPLVGLYELAILYGRWKQKRAYLPFYKS, from the coding sequence ATGTCCGGACAAGAAGAGTGGAAGAGCATTGGAGGGCATTTAGAGGACTTGCGCTCTACTCTGATTCGCATGATCCTGATTGTGGGCATTGGCTGTTTGGGACTATTTATCTTTTATGAACCGCTATTTCACTCGCTGACGCAGAGTTGGCGCCAGGCAAAGAATTCTGCTCTTTCCAGAGAAATTATTCAGCGCGAGCGAGTCGAAAATCACGGAACGACTGCTTTAACTTATACGCTTCCCCAAAAGGCTTCAGCTGTTCGGGGCGAGAAATTTGAATGGGAAGGAAGCCATCGCGTCCGGATTCCTCCCAACCACTTTATAGAATACGATAGTCCCCAGGTTCCCCAGCTTCTCATTTTGGGACCTCTAGAAGGCTTTTTATTGGCACTCAAGGTCTGCTTTTGGCTTAGCCTGGCCCTAACGTCTCCCTTGTGGGGATGGGTCTTTTTACGCTTTATTTTGCCTGGATTAAACCAAGCCGAGAAAACTCTATTGCTTCCGTTTACCGGCTTGTCGTTTCTTTGGCTGGGATTGGGGGCTGGAATGGCCCACTTTATTACTATTCCGCTGGCCAACCACTATTTAGAGGCTTTTAATGCCCCTTTGGGACAAAACGCCTGGTCCTTGGCCAGCTACATTGATTACTCGTTTCTCTTATATGCAGGCCATGCGGTCGCTTTTGAATTGGGCTTGCTCTTGTTATGCCTAGTTCATTTTCAATGGATCTCGCCGCAATGGCTGGCTGCCAAACGGCGTTATATGATCGTGGGAGCTTTGATCGTAAGCGCCTTATTGACGCCGCCCGATGTGCCCACTCAGCTGATGCTCGCTATTCCCTTGGTCGGTCTTTACGAGCTTGCTATTTTATACGGCAGGTGGAAGCAAAAGCGTGCTTATTTGCCTTTTTATAAATCATGA
- the tatA gene encoding twin-arginine translocase TatA/TatE family subunit, translating to MMGTGEILVILVVVLILFGGKKLPEFAQSLGKGIREFKKACYGEDEQPMSSPPMHHQSEKDEKVAVLPADSSKDQ from the coding sequence ATGATGGGCACCGGCGAAATTTTGGTGATTCTAGTTGTCGTATTGATTTTGTTTGGCGGCAAAAAGCTTCCCGAATTTGCTCAAAGCTTGGGCAAGGGAATCCGTGAATTTAAAAAGGCCTGTTATGGGGAAGATGAACAGCCGATGTCATCCCCTCCTATGCATCATCAGTCCGAAAAAGACGAGAAGGTCGCTGTTTTGCCTGCCGATTCATCAAAGGACCAATAA
- a CDS encoding VOC family protein, producing MKKVKQINLSWIVVSDLAKAKAFFTECVGLKVSQDNGEHGWLELSGHDGGALLGVAQASENCPIPPGYNAITTFTVDNIKESADQLARKGIALIGDVLEVPGVVKLQLFKDADGNHFQFAQNL from the coding sequence ATGAAAAAAGTAAAACAAATTAATTTATCGTGGATTGTCGTATCTGATCTGGCCAAGGCCAAGGCCTTCTTTACGGAATGCGTGGGCCTTAAGGTCAGCCAAGATAACGGTGAACATGGTTGGCTCGAATTAAGCGGGCATGACGGCGGGGCTTTATTGGGCGTTGCACAAGCCAGCGAAAATTGTCCCATTCCACCTGGATATAACGCAATCACGACCTTTACTGTAGATAACATCAAGGAATCGGCCGATCAACTGGCCCGCAAAGGAATTGCCTTGATAGGAGACGTGTTGGAAGTTCCAGGAGTCGTTAAACTCCAATTATTTAAAGATGCCGATGGCAATCACTTCCAATTCGCTCAAAATTTGTAA
- a CDS encoding plasma-membrane proton-efflux P-type ATPase: MPELQEKLKSSPDGLSQDEAKKRLIQYGPNEIEEKKANLFLKFLTYFWGPIPWMIEVAVILSAVIGHWPDFFIILVLLISNGAVGFWEEYQAGNAIAALKAKLAIKARVKRCGKWTCILARELVPGDTIHLRLGDIVPADARLLAGDSVEIDQSALTGESLPVTRKSAEVVFSGSIIRQGEVDALVYATGGNTYFGKTTQLVERAQAISHFQRAVLKIGNYLILLAAFLVVVIIAVAIYRGDPILTTLQFALVLTVAAIPVAMPTVLSVTMAVGARLLAKKEAIVSRLVAIEELAGVDILCADKTGTMTQNKLTLGQPFCVNNISMDNVILNAALASREDNNDIIDLAVLGGLKNKEELNSYQIVHFQPFDPVHKRTETTVKATDGRTFKVTKGAPQVILELSANAGQIKTAVDKAINEFAERGFRSLGVARDEGDGEWQFLGVLPLFDPPREDAKVTINTARQMGVKIKMVTGDQLAIARETAKTLGLGTNIFDASGLGNAEHKETMAMAESIVKADGFAQVFPEHKFHIVDVLQKCGHIVGMTGDGVNDAPALKKADCGIAVSNATDAARAAADMVLLTPGLSVIIDAIKESRKIFQRMNSYAIYRIAETLRVLIFMTLAILIFNFYPLTAVMIVILALLNDGAILSIAYDNVRYQNQPEAWNMRVVLGIATVLGVIGVVSTFGLFYLGERVFHLDRAHIQTLMYLKLSVAGHLTIFLTRTRGPFWSIRPALILWIAVLGTQIIATLIAVYGLFMTPIGWNWALFIWGYALTWFLLNDRLKLLAYRILDPVRSKTCLS, translated from the coding sequence ATGCCAGAGCTACAAGAAAAGCTAAAATCGTCGCCGGATGGCCTCAGTCAAGACGAAGCTAAAAAACGGCTAATTCAATATGGACCTAACGAAATTGAAGAAAAAAAAGCCAATCTATTTCTAAAATTCCTCACATATTTTTGGGGTCCAATCCCGTGGATGATCGAAGTTGCTGTGATTCTATCCGCTGTAATTGGACACTGGCCGGATTTTTTCATCATTCTAGTTTTGCTGATTTCCAATGGCGCGGTTGGATTCTGGGAGGAGTACCAAGCGGGCAATGCGATTGCCGCCTTGAAGGCTAAACTAGCGATTAAGGCTCGAGTAAAACGCTGCGGAAAATGGACCTGTATTCTCGCTCGCGAGCTGGTACCTGGCGATACCATTCATTTGCGTTTAGGCGATATTGTGCCTGCAGATGCTCGCTTACTGGCAGGCGATTCTGTAGAGATAGACCAGTCGGCGTTAACTGGAGAATCATTGCCGGTTACACGTAAATCGGCAGAGGTAGTATTTTCAGGTTCAATTATCCGTCAGGGAGAAGTTGATGCGTTAGTCTATGCTACAGGCGGAAACACTTACTTCGGCAAAACGACACAACTCGTAGAAAGGGCTCAGGCTATCAGCCACTTTCAACGTGCAGTTCTGAAAATTGGTAATTATCTAATTCTTCTCGCTGCTTTTTTGGTGGTAGTGATTATCGCTGTCGCCATTTACCGCGGCGATCCGATTCTCACCACATTGCAATTTGCTTTGGTATTGACTGTTGCCGCGATTCCCGTTGCAATGCCAACAGTCTTGTCCGTAACCATGGCAGTCGGTGCGCGCTTGCTAGCCAAGAAAGAGGCAATTGTTAGCAGATTAGTAGCTATTGAGGAATTGGCAGGGGTGGATATCTTGTGTGCAGACAAGACTGGCACTATGACCCAGAACAAATTGACTTTGGGGCAACCATTCTGTGTAAACAATATTTCTATGGATAATGTCATCCTCAATGCTGCTTTGGCTTCTCGAGAAGATAATAACGACATCATTGATTTAGCCGTTCTTGGGGGGTTGAAAAACAAAGAAGAGCTGAATAGTTATCAGATTGTTCATTTCCAACCGTTCGATCCCGTGCATAAACGCACTGAAACAACTGTGAAGGCTACAGATGGACGAACATTTAAAGTGACGAAGGGCGCGCCGCAGGTAATTTTAGAATTGTCGGCAAATGCGGGGCAGATAAAGACGGCTGTTGATAAGGCCATCAACGAATTCGCGGAGCGTGGCTTTCGTTCATTGGGAGTTGCACGTGATGAAGGTGATGGGGAATGGCAGTTTCTTGGTGTTTTGCCTTTGTTTGATCCACCACGAGAAGATGCTAAGGTTACCATCAATACTGCACGTCAGATGGGAGTGAAGATTAAGATGGTCACAGGTGATCAACTGGCCATTGCTCGGGAAACAGCAAAAACATTAGGGCTGGGCACAAATATCTTCGATGCAAGTGGCTTAGGAAATGCAGAGCATAAAGAGACAATGGCAATGGCCGAGTCCATTGTAAAGGCCGATGGTTTTGCGCAGGTATTTCCTGAACATAAGTTTCACATTGTGGATGTCTTACAAAAATGCGGTCACATTGTGGGTATGACAGGCGACGGAGTAAATGATGCTCCCGCATTGAAGAAAGCTGACTGCGGTATCGCTGTTTCCAATGCTACGGATGCGGCACGTGCAGCGGCAGACATGGTCTTATTGACGCCAGGTCTTTCTGTAATCATTGATGCGATTAAAGAAAGTCGGAAAATTTTCCAGCGGATGAATAGTTATGCCATCTACCGTATCGCAGAAACTCTGCGCGTGCTCATATTCATGACACTCGCGATCCTGATTTTTAATTTTTATCCCTTAACAGCCGTGATGATTGTAATCCTAGCTTTACTCAATGACGGTGCCATTCTATCAATAGCCTACGACAACGTTCGTTATCAAAATCAGCCTGAGGCCTGGAATATGCGCGTAGTACTTGGGATTGCTACGGTTTTGGGGGTTATTGGTGTTGTCTCCACCTTTGGTTTATTTTATCTCGGCGAACGCGTTTTTCATCTCGATCGCGCGCATATCCAAACACTAATGTATTTGAAACTATCTGTCGCAGGGCATTTGACAATTTTCCTTACGCGTACGCGTGGTCCATTCTGGTCGATACGCCCAGCACTAATTTTATGGATAGCAGTGCTTGGCACGCAAATTATTGCTACCCTGATTGCTGTTTATGGGCTATTTATGACACCAATTGGATGGAATTGGGCCCTATTCATTTGGGGATACGCTCTTACTTGGTTTCTCTTGAATGATCGATTGAAACTCCTTGCATATCGAATTCTTGATCCTGTCCGATCAAAGACCTGTCTTAGTTAA
- a CDS encoding bacteriophage holin, producing the protein MLKPIKLGISGGILWGLSMFICTILAIYTGYTAKFLELMADIYPGYSISWWGTIVGLVYGFIDGFVGLFLLAWLYNKLDR; encoded by the coding sequence ATGTTGAAACCTATAAAGTTAGGAATTTCAGGGGGCATTCTATGGGGATTGTCCATGTTTATTTGCACTATTCTTGCGATCTATACGGGGTACACAGCAAAATTTTTAGAGTTAATGGCTGACATTTATCCTGGTTATTCCATTTCGTGGTGGGGAACTATCGTCGGTTTGGTTTATGGCTTTATAGACGGGTTTGTCGGTCTATTTCTTCTCGCGTGGCTATATAACAAATTGGATCGGTAG
- a CDS encoding M48 family metallopeptidase: MKNTSHQVEYGQSVIHFSLQFSDRKTVAISVHPDCQVIVAAPNDADLSRVQELVHKRARWIQKQQQYFQQFLPRTPARSYVSGETHLYLGRQYRIKLVTADKPLFKLSGGHLIIHHPDPSLADNVEEVLYSWYRQRAEQKFRERFKLCLSKFPSKPSIVMPEDQELHIRKMKSRWGSYAPSGRLTLNLELIKAPIECIDYVIAHELCHAVYPHHGPKFYRLLETVMPNYKIRKASLEQILS, encoded by the coding sequence TTGAAAAATACATCACACCAAGTTGAGTACGGCCAAAGTGTCATCCATTTTTCCTTGCAATTTAGCGATCGTAAGACGGTTGCTATATCTGTACATCCAGATTGTCAGGTAATCGTTGCAGCACCCAATGACGCTGATCTTTCCCGAGTCCAAGAGCTAGTGCATAAACGAGCCCGTTGGATTCAAAAGCAACAGCAGTACTTTCAGCAATTTCTTCCGCGAACACCTGCAAGAAGTTATGTAAGTGGAGAAACGCATCTTTATCTCGGTCGTCAATATCGCATAAAGCTGGTTACAGCAGATAAACCCTTATTCAAGCTTTCTGGTGGGCATTTAATCATCCATCATCCAGATCCTTCTTTAGCTGATAATGTAGAGGAGGTTTTATATAGTTGGTATCGGCAGCGCGCGGAACAAAAGTTTAGAGAGCGTTTTAAACTTTGTCTCTCAAAATTTCCTTCAAAACCTTCTATAGTTATGCCGGAGGATCAAGAACTGCATATCCGTAAAATGAAATCTAGATGGGGAAGCTATGCCCCGTCGGGTCGCTTGACGCTAAATCTTGAGCTTATCAAAGCCCCTATCGAATGTATCGACTATGTAATTGCTCACGAACTTTGCCATGCCGTTTATCCCCATCATGGGCCTAAATTTTATAGACTTCTTGAAACAGTGATGCCAAATTATAAAATTAGAAAAGCATCATTAGAACAGATTTTGTCCTAA
- a CDS encoding MFS transporter, translated as MNEQSRQKSQFWVILIIVFLGFVGISMPYLIFPALFLNPDYSILPASWGESSRAIYLGITLAAYPFGQFLGSPILGSLSDDYGRKRLLSGSLLIAAFCNLLSGIAIQWQYLGLLILSRFTAGLMEGNIAIVRAMAADITALSKHDTFGRINAASSIAFLVGPLLGGLMADKSLFAELTASTPFYFICILFFGLTGLSLLMIKDSKTPSSPEERSFWQRINLTHRLGVLFSNKRLKFLLIASTCFTLAVDIFYEFGPVYLTVKWDLNPAQLVFYNGALCLALAIGNGWLPAIVSSRISKRMAVIYSILGFAFFLMGTVLTDSTVLMMLLFTLSGLVIGLAVTLITVKISDSVPDAIQGEVMGVQISLRVLGDAFICLFGGALLLLSAKLILIAAAILSLAAMAYYAIRGPAITLS; from the coding sequence ATGAATGAGCAGAGCCGGCAGAAAAGTCAATTTTGGGTCATCTTAATTATTGTTTTTTTGGGCTTTGTCGGCATCTCCATGCCTTACCTCATCTTTCCTGCGCTCTTTTTAAATCCGGACTATTCCATTTTACCTGCGAGCTGGGGAGAATCCAGCCGCGCCATCTATCTGGGGATTACGCTGGCGGCCTATCCTTTTGGCCAATTTCTCGGATCCCCCATTCTTGGCTCCCTATCCGATGATTATGGACGCAAGCGCCTCTTGTCCGGAAGCTTGCTCATTGCCGCTTTTTGCAACTTGCTATCGGGCATTGCCATTCAATGGCAGTACTTGGGACTGTTGATCCTTAGCCGCTTTACGGCTGGTCTGATGGAGGGCAATATCGCCATTGTACGCGCCATGGCGGCTGATATTACCGCTCTTTCCAAGCACGACACGTTTGGCAGAATCAATGCCGCCTCTTCCATCGCCTTTCTTGTAGGCCCTCTCTTGGGAGGTTTGATGGCGGACAAAAGTTTATTTGCAGAGTTGACAGCATCCACGCCTTTTTATTTTATATGCATCCTCTTTTTCGGCCTGACAGGCCTATCCCTCTTGATGATCAAAGACAGCAAAACGCCGTCTTCACCTGAAGAGAGGTCTTTTTGGCAGCGCATCAATCTCACGCACAGGTTAGGTGTTTTATTCTCAAACAAACGCTTGAAATTCCTCTTGATCGCTTCCACTTGCTTTACGCTGGCCGTCGACATTTTTTATGAATTCGGCCCCGTTTATCTGACGGTGAAGTGGGATTTAAATCCTGCCCAGCTTGTCTTTTATAACGGCGCCCTATGCCTTGCCCTTGCCATTGGCAATGGCTGGCTGCCCGCCATCGTGTCTTCGCGCATTTCAAAGCGCATGGCCGTCATCTATTCTATTCTGGGATTTGCCTTCTTCTTAATGGGAACCGTGCTGACCGATTCTACGGTCTTGATGATGCTTCTTTTTACCCTAAGCGGCCTTGTCATCGGTCTTGCCGTGACGCTGATAACGGTTAAAATCTCCGATTCTGTTCCCGATGCAATCCAAGGAGAGGTGATGGGCGTGCAGATATCTTTGCGCGTCTTGGGCGATGCCTTTATTTGCCTATTTGGCGGCGCGCTTTTGCTGCTCTCGGCCAAACTCATCCTGATTGCCGCTGCCATTCTATCCCTTGCCGCAATGGCCTACTACGCGATAAGAGGGCCTGCAATAACTTTATCTTAA
- a CDS encoding GNAT family N-acetyltransferase, translated as MSPHIVIRKYRPEDVQALAYIYFNTIHLINSQHYTKEQVDVWAPSSSLEPAGWEKKFSRTKPFVALIGEEIVGFAEFEPNGHIDCFYCHHKWIGRGVGTALMRRIHEEAQRQHISRIFAEVSITAKPFFEKQGFTTICEQTVTKNQVALINYKMEKILANPA; from the coding sequence ATGTCTCCTCACATTGTTATCAGAAAATACCGGCCTGAAGATGTTCAGGCACTGGCCTACATTTATTTCAATACCATTCACTTGATCAATTCGCAGCACTATACAAAAGAACAAGTGGATGTCTGGGCGCCCTCCAGCAGCCTAGAACCGGCGGGATGGGAAAAGAAGTTTTCCCGAACCAAGCCCTTTGTCGCTTTGATCGGCGAAGAAATCGTGGGATTTGCCGAATTTGAGCCCAATGGCCATATTGATTGCTTTTATTGCCACCATAAGTGGATCGGCCGAGGAGTTGGAACGGCTTTGATGCGCCGCATTCATGAAGAAGCGCAGCGGCAGCATATCTCTCGCATTTTTGCCGAAGTCAGCATCACGGCAAAGCCCTTTTTTGAAAAACAAGGATTTACCACTATTTGTGAACAAACAGTCACCAAAAATCAGGTCGCGCTCATTAATTATAAAATGGAAAAAATATTAGCTAATCCAGCCTAA
- a CDS encoding GNAT family N-acetyltransferase, with the protein MNQSKQNNYRFEHQDEPDQKAAHVLFEGINEQAVLKKALHPIKTFGIFVKDEQGIVLGGATGISYYGCLYVDMLWIKEELRQQGLGTKLIKEAEAIGRERLCSFATVNTMDWEALPFYQKLGYAIEFVREGYENNSKMYLLRKTL; encoded by the coding sequence ATGAATCAAAGCAAACAGAATAACTACCGATTTGAGCATCAAGACGAACCAGATCAAAAAGCTGCCCATGTCCTTTTCGAGGGCATCAATGAACAGGCTGTACTTAAAAAGGCCTTACATCCGATCAAAACATTCGGTATCTTCGTCAAAGATGAACAAGGAATAGTTTTGGGAGGTGCCACGGGCATTAGCTATTACGGCTGCCTATATGTGGATATGCTGTGGATCAAAGAAGAGCTACGCCAGCAAGGACTTGGAACAAAATTGATAAAAGAGGCCGAGGCAATTGGGAGAGAGCGCTTGTGTTCTTTTGCGACGGTCAATACAATGGACTGGGAAGCCCTTCCTTTCTATCAAAAGCTTGGCTATGCGATTGAATTTGTTCGAGAAGGCTATGAGAATAATTCCAAAATGTACCTTTTAAGGAAGACACTATGA
- a CDS encoding NUDIX hydrolase, with translation MSATVRFEIQQLVSALTPLDQVEKEHIDFVLRWIESGSELFRTQKPATPATHLVSYFVVVSPEREKILLVDHKKASLWLPPGGHVEPGEHPKETVRREVKEELGIEAEFLFDAPILLTVNQTFGNVAQHTDVSLWYVIQADPDHRFNYDQEEFHQIRWFDLSAIPLSRTDPHLPRFIQKMASYTE, from the coding sequence ATGAGCGCAACGGTTCGATTTGAAATTCAGCAGTTGGTCTCGGCATTGACTCCTTTAGACCAAGTGGAGAAAGAACACATTGATTTCGTCCTTCGCTGGATTGAATCGGGCAGCGAACTTTTCCGCACGCAAAAGCCGGCGACGCCCGCTACCCATCTCGTGTCTTATTTTGTTGTCGTCTCGCCTGAAAGAGAAAAAATTTTGCTCGTCGACCACAAGAAAGCAAGCCTCTGGCTTCCTCCCGGAGGACATGTAGAGCCTGGCGAACATCCCAAAGAAACCGTTCGAAGAGAAGTGAAGGAAGAACTGGGCATCGAAGCCGAATTTTTATTTGACGCACCTATTTTGCTTACCGTTAATCAAACCTTCGGAAACGTAGCCCAGCATACCGATGTATCTCTTTGGTATGTGATACAAGCAGACCCGGATCATCGGTTTAACTACGATCAAGAGGAATTCCATCAAATCCGCTGGTTTGACTTGAGTGCTATTCCCTTATCGCGCACTGATCCTCACCTGCCGCGCTTCATTCAAAAAATGGCCAGTTATACAGAATGA
- a CDS encoding leucine-rich repeat domain-containing protein, with translation MLALNLTAQQLASIPKEVFTHPHLEELWLDDNQIAQLPGELIALKRLKSLSAYKNKLSGLPASLFKLTGLERLNLSANSLPSLPHELGHLIHLRVLDLNYNQIAALPEAIGQLQQLQFLYLASNSLASLPDSFALLKQLTYLNLSHNLFTTLPAHLPVLESLIELRLYHNRLIALPASLGELRKLRECHAMHNQISALPDSIGQLTQLRKLMLEDNRLATLPPSIGCLESLTDLDLRTNQLAALPDTIGNLKNLRFLDLRGNKLLSLPSSLRTLQKLEKLDVRLNKGFVPPDWFQELEQRGCTIFY, from the coding sequence ATGCTTGCACTCAACCTTACCGCCCAGCAGCTCGCCTCTATTCCAAAAGAAGTCTTTACTCATCCTCATTTAGAAGAGCTTTGGCTGGACGACAATCAAATTGCCCAGCTTCCAGGCGAGCTAATTGCTTTAAAACGCTTAAAAAGCCTTAGCGCTTACAAGAACAAGCTAAGTGGACTCCCGGCCTCTCTTTTTAAATTAACGGGCTTGGAAAGGCTGAATTTAAGCGCCAATAGCCTTCCATCTCTTCCCCATGAATTGGGGCATTTAATCCATTTACGCGTGCTGGATCTCAACTACAATCAAATTGCCGCCCTTCCCGAAGCGATCGGCCAGCTCCAGCAGCTTCAATTCCTGTATTTGGCCAGCAATAGCCTGGCTTCTTTGCCGGATTCTTTCGCCCTCTTAAAACAGCTGACTTATTTAAATCTTTCCCACAATTTGTTTACAACTCTTCCCGCTCATTTGCCGGTTCTTGAATCCCTCATTGAATTGCGCCTTTACCATAACCGTTTAATCGCTCTGCCCGCCTCTTTGGGCGAACTTCGCAAGCTTAGGGAATGTCATGCCATGCACAATCAAATCAGCGCGCTGCCGGATTCTATCGGCCAGCTAACGCAATTGAGAAAGCTGATGCTGGAAGACAACCGATTGGCCACGCTTCCACCTTCTATCGGCTGTTTGGAGAGTTTGACAGATCTGGACCTGCGAACCAACCAACTCGCCGCTTTGCCCGATACAATAGGAAACTTAAAAAACCTTCGCTTCCTCGATTTGCGAGGCAACAAACTGCTCTCTTTGCCCTCCAGCCTGCGCACCCTCCAAAAATTGGAAAAGCTCGATGTCAGGCTCAATAAGGGTTTTGTTCCACCTGATTGGTTTCAAGAGCTGGAGCAGCGCGGCTGTACAATCTTTTATTGA
- a CDS encoding bifunctional transcriptional activator/DNA repair enzyme AdaA, translated as MISEEDKQAYYRAFIAKKTEYEGVFFVGIKTTGIFCRPTCSAKKPKLENCEFFETTQQAIQASFRPCKRCRPLFHPQQASRLMQTLIEAIEQDPEKRWTAKDFAKLGADASTVRRQFKKRFGMTFIAYARARRIELALKQIQRGEPVIEAQLSTGYESGSGFRDAFSRLIGTAPGKLKHSAILKAAWLDTPLGPMIAMADENALYLLEFTDRRGLEREIARLQQKLHASILPGRTAPIYSIEEELKLYFDGHLTDFKTPLSLLGSPFQKKVWEELRRIPAGETRSYSDIALAIGKPAAVRAVALANGSNQLAIAIPCHRVIGINGALCGYAGGIARKKWLIHHEQTFLQAFASGG; from the coding sequence ATGATATCAGAAGAAGATAAACAAGCCTATTATCGAGCCTTTATAGCCAAAAAAACAGAGTATGAAGGCGTCTTTTTTGTAGGCATCAAAACGACGGGGATCTTTTGCCGCCCCACTTGCTCGGCTAAAAAGCCCAAGCTAGAAAACTGCGAATTTTTTGAGACCACCCAGCAAGCTATTCAGGCTTCTTTCCGCCCTTGCAAGCGCTGCCGTCCGCTTTTCCATCCGCAGCAAGCCTCCCGACTCATGCAAACTCTCATTGAGGCCATTGAACAAGATCCGGAAAAACGTTGGACCGCTAAGGACTTTGCCAAGCTAGGCGCTGATGCCTCAACCGTGCGTCGCCAATTTAAAAAGCGTTTCGGCATGACGTTTATTGCCTATGCCCGGGCGCGCCGCATAGAGTTGGCGTTAAAGCAAATTCAGCGAGGAGAGCCTGTCATTGAAGCCCAGCTATCGACCGGTTATGAATCCGGGAGCGGTTTTCGCGACGCCTTTTCCCGTTTGATCGGGACTGCCCCCGGTAAATTGAAACACTCCGCCATTCTTAAAGCTGCCTGGCTAGATACACCGCTTGGTCCCATGATTGCCATGGCCGATGAAAACGCGCTTTATTTATTGGAATTTACCGACCGCCGAGGCTTGGAAAGAGAAATTGCGCGCCTGCAGCAAAAGCTTCATGCCTCTATCCTTCCAGGCCGCACAGCTCCCATTTATTCGATTGAAGAGGAATTAAAGCTGTATTTTGACGGACATTTAACGGACTTTAAGACCCCTCTCTCCTTGCTCGGCTCTCCCTTTCAAAAAAAGGTATGGGAAGAATTAAGGCGAATTCCTGCCGGAGAAACGCGCTCTTATTCTGACATTGCTTTGGCAATTGGAAAACCGGCTGCTGTCCGCGCCGTTGCATTGGCCAATGGCTCGAATCAACTTGCGATTGCAATTCCCTGCCACCGGGTAATTGGGATAAACGGCGCCTTATGCGGCTATGCTGGCGGCATTGCCCGCAAAAAGTGGCTGATCCACCATGAACAAACATTTTTACAAGCCTTTGCTTCAGGAGGATAA